A genomic segment from Luteibacter aegosomatis encodes:
- a CDS encoding Smr/MutS family protein: MKKRATSVHDDDSRLFREAIGDVRPMQPVEDVPERPRPAPHPFMRDADEAAVPAESLLFDYDPADLEVGEELSYLRDGYPPKLLRHLKRGQFSIQAEVDLHQMNAAAAQLTIAEFLAECHRDGLRCVRIIHGKGLRSKAGGPVLKGLTDRLLRRRNDVVAFASARPMQGGTGAVIVLLKA; encoded by the coding sequence ATGAAAAAGCGCGCGACATCGGTGCATGACGACGACAGTCGCCTCTTCCGCGAGGCGATCGGCGACGTTCGCCCGATGCAACCGGTGGAGGACGTGCCCGAACGGCCCCGCCCCGCGCCGCATCCGTTCATGCGCGACGCCGACGAAGCCGCCGTACCGGCCGAATCGTTGCTGTTCGACTACGACCCGGCCGACCTGGAGGTCGGCGAGGAACTGTCCTACCTGCGCGACGGTTATCCGCCCAAGCTGCTGCGCCACCTCAAGCGCGGCCAGTTCAGCATCCAGGCGGAGGTCGACCTCCACCAGATGAACGCGGCCGCGGCGCAACTGACCATCGCCGAATTCCTGGCCGAATGCCATCGCGACGGGCTGCGCTGCGTGCGCATCATCCACGGCAAAGGTCTTCGCTCCAAAGCCGGTGGCCCCGTGCTCAAGGGGCTCACCGACCGGCTGCTGCGGCGCCGGAACGACGTAGTGGCATTCGCCTCGGCGCGACCGATGCAAGGCGGCACCGGCGCGGTGATTGTATTGCTGAAAGCATAG
- a CDS encoding peptidoglycan DD-metalloendopeptidase family protein produces the protein MSLTRPLALAAVVGTGLVLSGCGIERSSVVVTRSPGSYEAPSHAAAATPAPPGGSYRVEKGDTLYSIAFRNKVDFRSLASWNGISSPYTIWPGQELRLSPPDSAKRAPVVAAVPTPPPSHPSAPSQPSAPPAPQPGFEPVTAADTQPPAAPAPATTTNTPVVVAGKPAESVVPPPQPTAPASAPPAPVENPSAATPIIASGATRSAGGITWRWPADGSLIKKFSSGDAIPGIEVAGKNGDPIRAAADGVVVYSGNGLVGYGELVIIKHSDSFLSAYGHNRKRLVKEGEKVKAGQVVAEMGSSGATRDELQFQIRRDGNPVDPLQYLPPQK, from the coding sequence ATGTCCCTGACTCGTCCCCTGGCCCTGGCTGCCGTCGTCGGCACCGGGCTCGTCCTCTCCGGCTGCGGTATCGAACGCAGCTCCGTCGTCGTCACCCGTTCGCCCGGCAGCTACGAGGCGCCGTCGCACGCGGCCGCCGCCACGCCGGCGCCGCCCGGCGGCAGTTACAGGGTGGAGAAGGGCGACACGCTCTATAGCATCGCGTTCCGCAACAAGGTCGATTTCCGCTCGCTCGCCAGTTGGAACGGCATTTCCTCTCCCTACACCATCTGGCCGGGGCAGGAACTCCGCCTTTCTCCTCCGGATTCGGCAAAACGCGCACCCGTCGTCGCGGCCGTGCCGACGCCGCCGCCGTCGCATCCGTCCGCCCCCAGCCAGCCGTCGGCGCCCCCGGCTCCTCAACCCGGCTTCGAGCCGGTGACCGCGGCGGACACCCAGCCGCCCGCCGCGCCGGCACCGGCGACCACCACGAACACGCCGGTCGTGGTCGCGGGCAAGCCGGCCGAATCGGTCGTGCCGCCGCCTCAGCCGACAGCTCCGGCCAGCGCGCCTCCGGCACCGGTGGAAAATCCCTCCGCGGCCACGCCGATCATCGCCAGCGGGGCGACGCGCAGCGCGGGCGGCATCACCTGGCGCTGGCCGGCCGACGGCTCGCTCATCAAGAAGTTTTCATCGGGCGATGCCATTCCCGGCATCGAAGTGGCGGGCAAGAACGGCGACCCCATCCGCGCGGCGGCCGACGGCGTGGTCGTCTACAGCGGCAACGGCCTGGTCGGCTATGGTGAGCTGGTGATCATCAAGCACAGCGATAGCTTCCTTTCCGCCTACGGCCATAACCGCAAGCGCCTGGTCAAGGAAGGCGAGAAGGTGAAAGCGGGGCAGGTGGTGGCCGAGATGGGCTCGTCGGGCGCCACGCGCGACGAGCTTCAGTTCCAGATCCGCCGCGACGGCAATCCGGTGGATCCGTTGCAGTACCTGCCGCCGCAGAAGTAG
- a CDS encoding protein-L-isoaspartate(D-aspartate) O-methyltransferase has translation MTSQRARDRLVAKLAEEGIRDERVLEVIRALPRHHFIDQALHSRAYENTALPIGHGQTISQPWIVARMTEALIEHGVPERVLEIGTGSGYQAAVLAGIVPTVYTVERIEELLRQARRRFRQLGIENLRSRHDDGKLGWESDAPFDAIILTAAGDRVPVQLLDQLKPGGVLVAPVGTPSQQVLVRLRKTAGGEVEREELGPVSFVPLLGGIG, from the coding sequence ATGACCTCCCAGCGCGCCCGTGACCGGCTGGTGGCGAAGCTGGCCGAGGAGGGCATCCGCGACGAGCGCGTGCTCGAGGTCATTCGCGCCTTGCCCCGGCACCATTTCATCGATCAGGCGCTGCACTCCCGCGCCTACGAAAACACCGCCCTGCCCATCGGCCACGGGCAGACCATCTCGCAGCCGTGGATCGTGGCGCGAATGACCGAAGCCCTCATCGAGCACGGCGTTCCCGAGCGCGTGCTCGAAATCGGCACGGGTTCCGGTTACCAGGCGGCCGTGCTCGCGGGCATCGTGCCCACCGTCTATACGGTGGAGCGCATCGAGGAACTGCTTCGCCAGGCGCGTCGCCGTTTCCGCCAACTGGGCATCGAAAACCTCCGCTCGCGCCATGACGACGGCAAGCTGGGCTGGGAGTCCGACGCGCCGTTCGACGCCATCATCCTCACCGCCGCGGGCGACCGCGTTCCGGTCCAGCTCCTCGACCAGCTCAAGCCCGGCGGGGTGCTCGTGGCGCCCGTGGGTACGCCCAGCCAGCAGGTGCTGGTACGTCTGCGCAAGACGGCCGGGGGGGAGGTGGAGCGCGAGGAACTCGGCCCGGTGAGCTTCGTTCCGCTTCTGGGCGGCATCGGTTGA
- the surE gene encoding 5'/3'-nucleotidase SurE: MQVLVSNDDGVDAPGIRVLAGRLAEFGTVTVVAPDRDRSGASNSLTLDAPIRAHRLDNGFYRVGGTPTDCVHLALSGMLDGEIDIVVSGINNTANLGDDVIYSGTVSAAMEGRFLGLPAIAVSLVTREGSGHHYDTAASAVLMLMRRLIADPLPADTILNVNVPDVPWSDISGFEVTRLGKRHRSAPAIRGEDPRGREIWWIGPPGDVEDAGPGTDFDAVRRGYVSVSPIHTDLTRFQALDKVSQWATALSSSIGKEAA; encoded by the coding sequence ATGCAGGTTCTGGTAAGCAACGACGACGGTGTGGACGCCCCGGGCATCCGGGTGCTGGCCGGGCGTCTGGCCGAGTTCGGTACGGTCACCGTGGTCGCACCCGACCGCGATCGTTCCGGTGCGAGCAATTCGCTCACGCTCGACGCGCCGATCCGCGCGCATCGCCTCGACAACGGCTTCTACCGTGTCGGTGGCACGCCCACCGACTGCGTGCACCTAGCCCTTTCCGGCATGCTCGACGGCGAGATCGACATCGTCGTGTCCGGCATCAACAACACGGCCAACCTCGGCGACGACGTGATCTATTCCGGCACGGTCTCCGCCGCCATGGAAGGCCGCTTCCTCGGCTTGCCGGCCATCGCCGTCTCGCTGGTCACCCGGGAGGGCTCGGGCCATCACTACGATACCGCGGCCTCCGCCGTGCTGATGCTGATGCGCCGTCTCATCGCCGATCCGCTGCCTGCCGACACCATCCTCAACGTCAACGTGCCCGACGTGCCGTGGAGCGATATCAGCGGCTTCGAAGTCACCCGCCTCGGCAAGCGCCACCGCTCGGCTCCCGCCATTCGTGGCGAAGATCCACGCGGGCGCGAAATCTGGTGGATCGGCCCGCCGGGCGACGTGGAAGACGCCGGTCCGGGTACCGATTTCGACGCCGTGCGCCGTGGCTACGTGTCGGTCAGCCCCATCCATACGGACCTCACGCGCTTCCAGGCGCTCGACAAGGTCAGCCAGTGGGCGACCGCGCTGTCCTCGTCCATCGGCAAGGAGGCGGCCTGA
- the ftsH gene encoding ATP-dependent zinc metalloprotease FtsH, with amino-acid sequence MNEMAKNLLLWLIIAVVLLTVFQTFNPHSGSSQDMSYTTFAQQVDNGNVASATITSTAPPTITGKLKDGGSYRTVVPVVGLSTSDLVKQMRDKGVELRQEPADNGFSLLGLVFNWLPIIIFVAVLIWFMRQMQAGSGGRGAMSFGRSRAKLQGEDQVKVNFTDVAGCDEAKEEVGELVEFLRDPGKFQKLGGKIPRGVLMVGPPGTGKTLLAKAIAGEAKVPFFSISGSDFVEMFVGVGASRVRDMFEQAKKHAPCIIFIDEIDAVGRHRGAGMGGGHDEREQTLNQLLVEMDGFEGTEGIIVIAATNRPDVLDPALLRPGRFDRQVVVGLPDVKGREQILKVHMRKVPTSSDVEPMTIARGTPGFSGADLANLVNEAALFAARENAREVRMSHMDRARDKILMGAERRSMAMNDEEKRLTAYHEAGHAIIGRLVPEHDPVYKVTIIPRGRALGVTMYLPEGDRYSMNKVAIESQLCSLYGGRVAEEIIFGNDKITTGASNDIERATKMARNMATKWGLSDELGPVMYGEEEDEVFIGRSVTQHKSVSNETARKIDEVVRTILDRAYARSKDLLTTNIDKLHVMAEALLQYETIDARQIDDIMNGREPGPPADWQKPGSTPPPPPRGDAGSAPDKVGKPATQL; translated from the coding sequence ATGAACGAGATGGCAAAAAACCTGTTGCTCTGGCTGATCATCGCGGTGGTCCTGCTAACCGTATTCCAGACCTTCAACCCGCATAGCGGGTCGTCGCAGGACATGTCCTACACGACCTTCGCCCAGCAGGTGGACAACGGTAACGTCGCCAGTGCCACCATCACCTCCACGGCCCCGCCCACCATCACGGGCAAGCTGAAGGACGGCGGCTCCTATCGCACCGTGGTGCCGGTGGTCGGCCTGTCCACCAGCGACCTGGTCAAGCAGATGCGCGACAAGGGCGTCGAACTGCGCCAGGAGCCCGCCGACAACGGCTTCTCGCTGCTGGGGCTGGTCTTCAACTGGCTGCCGATCATCATCTTCGTCGCCGTACTCATCTGGTTCATGCGCCAGATGCAGGCGGGTTCGGGCGGCCGGGGCGCCATGAGCTTCGGGCGCTCGCGCGCCAAGCTGCAGGGCGAGGACCAGGTCAAGGTCAACTTCACCGACGTGGCCGGTTGCGACGAGGCGAAGGAAGAGGTCGGCGAACTGGTCGAGTTCCTCCGCGACCCGGGCAAGTTCCAGAAGCTCGGCGGCAAGATTCCCCGCGGCGTGCTCATGGTGGGGCCGCCGGGTACCGGTAAGACGCTGCTCGCCAAGGCCATCGCCGGCGAAGCCAAGGTGCCGTTCTTCTCCATTTCCGGTTCCGACTTCGTCGAGATGTTCGTCGGCGTCGGCGCCAGCCGCGTGCGCGACATGTTCGAGCAGGCGAAGAAGCACGCGCCCTGCATCATCTTCATCGACGAGATCGACGCCGTCGGCCGCCATCGTGGCGCCGGCATGGGCGGCGGCCACGACGAGCGCGAGCAGACTCTCAACCAGCTGCTGGTCGAGATGGACGGCTTCGAAGGCACCGAAGGCATCATCGTCATCGCCGCCACCAACCGTCCCGACGTGCTCGATCCCGCGCTGCTGCGTCCGGGCCGCTTCGACCGCCAGGTGGTCGTGGGCCTCCCGGACGTGAAGGGGCGCGAGCAGATCCTCAAGGTGCACATGCGCAAGGTGCCGACGTCGTCCGACGTCGAGCCGATGACCATCGCGCGTGGCACGCCGGGATTCTCGGGCGCCGATCTCGCCAACCTGGTCAACGAGGCCGCGCTTTTCGCCGCGCGCGAGAATGCCCGCGAAGTGCGCATGAGCCATATGGATCGCGCCCGCGACAAGATCCTCATGGGCGCCGAGCGCCGCTCGATGGCGATGAACGACGAAGAGAAACGTCTCACCGCCTACCACGAGGCCGGTCACGCGATCATCGGTCGCCTCGTGCCCGAGCACGACCCGGTCTACAAGGTCACCATCATCCCGCGCGGCCGCGCGCTGGGCGTCACGATGTACCTGCCCGAAGGCGACCGCTACAGCATGAACAAGGTGGCCATCGAATCGCAGCTGTGCTCGCTGTATGGCGGTCGCGTCGCGGAGGAGATCATCTTCGGCAACGACAAGATCACCACCGGTGCGTCGAACGACATCGAGCGCGCGACGAAGATGGCGCGCAACATGGCCACCAAGTGGGGCCTGTCCGACGAACTCGGTCCGGTGATGTACGGCGAGGAAGAAGACGAGGTCTTCATCGGTCGCTCCGTCACGCAGCACAAGAGCGTCTCCAACGAGACCGCGCGCAAGATCGACGAAGTGGTGCGCACCATCCTCGACCGCGCCTACGCGCGCAGCAAGGATCTCCTGACCACCAACATCGACAAGCTGCACGTGATGGCGGAGGCGCTGTTGCAGTACGAAACCATCGACGCGCGCCAGATCGACGACATCATGAACGGTCGTGAGCCGGGTCCGCCGGCCGACTGGCAGAAGCCGGGCTCCACGCCGCCCCCGCCGCCGCGAGGCGACGCCGGCTCGGCGCCGGACAAGGTCGGCAAGCCGGCCACGCAGCTGTAA
- a CDS encoding YqaA family protein: MRMFASLYERAIVWARHRHAVRYLAGLSFVEAFIFPVMPEVMLAPMMLAEPRKAFRLANWSLLFSLLGSLVGYALGHFAFEALKPLLASMHLLDPIMKGVENLRQDMQAHSLGLYIVLAMAALQPVVPMKFVTWASGIVGVPVVPFLLCMLIGRGKRVWLLALLVRLFGERAEQMLRKHIEWIGWAVIVALVLLALWWFLLR, from the coding sequence ATGCGGATGTTCGCCTCGCTCTACGAACGCGCCATCGTCTGGGCGCGACACCGCCACGCGGTGCGCTACCTCGCCGGTCTTTCCTTCGTCGAAGCCTTCATCTTCCCGGTGATGCCGGAAGTGATGCTCGCACCGATGATGCTGGCGGAGCCGCGCAAGGCCTTCCGGCTCGCCAACTGGAGCCTGCTGTTCTCGCTGCTGGGCTCCCTGGTGGGCTATGCGCTGGGCCACTTCGCCTTCGAGGCGTTGAAGCCGTTGCTGGCGTCGATGCACCTGCTCGACCCCATCATGAAAGGCGTGGAAAACCTCCGGCAGGACATGCAAGCCCATTCGCTCGGCCTGTACATCGTGCTGGCGATGGCGGCGCTGCAACCGGTGGTGCCGATGAAGTTCGTCACCTGGGCCTCCGGCATCGTCGGCGTGCCGGTGGTGCCGTTCCTTCTGTGCATGCTCATCGGGCGCGGCAAGCGCGTGTGGTTGCTGGCACTCCTCGTGCGCCTGTTCGGCGAGCGCGCCGAACAGATGTTGCGCAAACACATCGAGTGGATCGGGTGGGCTGTTATCGTAGCGCTCGTGCTCCTGGCCCTATGGTGGTTCCTCTTGCGATGA
- the panE gene encoding 2-dehydropantoate 2-reductase, translating into MRILVLGAGGTGGYFGGRLAQSGADVTFLVRPERSAILDRQGLVIRSPLGDATVNVRHVTAEGAAAAGPFDVVLLSSKAYDLHSAIEAIDPAVGEHTAVLPILNGLAHFPVLDNRFGPDRVIGGLCVISAAKGPQGEVIHFGNGASITFGERDGQSHGDRCAKLAEAFATAKVDHRHSTDIVRDLWAKFSFLATLAGMTCLFRASVGDIVGTDDGRRLMEQCYDECLAVARAAGHAVPDQARSMAWKTLTQEGSPLTASMLRDLESGQRIEGDHIVGDMLRRAHEAGVRAPMLEAAWVHLQAFEARRSRSP; encoded by the coding sequence ATGCGGATCCTGGTCCTCGGTGCCGGCGGGACCGGCGGCTATTTCGGCGGTCGGCTGGCTCAGTCTGGCGCGGACGTCACCTTCCTCGTGCGGCCCGAGCGCAGCGCCATTCTCGACCGGCAGGGGCTCGTCATCCGCAGTCCGCTGGGCGATGCCACCGTGAACGTCAGGCACGTCACGGCCGAAGGTGCCGCCGCGGCCGGGCCATTCGATGTCGTGCTGCTTTCGTCCAAGGCCTACGACCTGCATTCGGCGATCGAGGCCATCGACCCGGCCGTGGGCGAGCATACGGCGGTGCTGCCGATCCTCAACGGCCTCGCCCACTTCCCCGTGCTCGATAACCGCTTCGGCCCCGATCGGGTGATCGGCGGCCTTTGCGTCATCAGCGCCGCCAAGGGACCGCAGGGCGAGGTGATCCACTTCGGCAACGGTGCGTCGATCACGTTCGGCGAGCGCGACGGGCAGTCCCACGGCGATCGCTGCGCCAAACTCGCCGAGGCCTTCGCGACCGCCAAGGTCGACCATCGTCACTCCACCGACATCGTGCGCGATCTGTGGGCGAAGTTCAGCTTCCTCGCCACGCTCGCCGGGATGACCTGCCTGTTCCGCGCGAGCGTGGGCGACATCGTGGGTACCGACGACGGACGTCGGCTCATGGAACAGTGTTATGACGAATGCCTCGCGGTGGCCCGTGCCGCGGGGCACGCGGTGCCCGACCAGGCCCGTTCGATGGCGTGGAAGACGCTCACGCAGGAAGGCTCGCCGCTGACGGCGTCGATGCTGCGCGACCTGGAATCGGGCCAGCGCATCGAGGGCGATCACATCGTCGGGGACATGCTCCGGCGTGCGCACGAGGCAGGCGTCAGGGCGCCGATGCTGGAAGCAGCGTGGGTGCATTTGCAGGCATTCGAGGCACGCCGATCGCGTTCGCCCTGA
- a CDS encoding TonB-dependent receptor plug domain-containing protein encodes MFSYRRTPMFLAIALASGVASAFAQEAAPAKASQLDTVIVTGTRNTERTVSSSLQPIDVITPQQLQQTGATQLSAALARLVPSLNFPQPTTISGAEVVRPVTLRGLSPDQVLVLVDGKRQHAGAFLNLGGAIGRGSNPVDLNAIPLSAIDRIEVLRDGQSARYGSDAIGGVINVILKKSGQGGEVTAKFGGYDAGDGLQRQLTADTGFKLGDKGSVHVAIDSQNNDYTNRAGLDQTPGPTFGKRVYRLGDPAVRSNKVSLVGQYEFSKAAEVYVEALYRRDRAETASLYREAGASNNARAIYPDGYLPVSVPIVDDTTLTAGVRGQVGDGWHYDLSASHGSNEYDQRAHDINADYYRAFGSTPFFIQGPDYKTQQQVANLDIGKEFSPSWLPNPVSVSFGVEYLRQAYKVQPGDAVSQYGPNGGITADLQGNWQRHDTSEYIDLETNLTDRFAVSLAGRHENYSDFGGTTSGSLSGRFDFTPRVALRGSVGTGFRAPTLVQQHYADISSQLQDLGQGQVIVQSGTFPVDSRAASLLGAEKLKPEKSRSATLGLVLAPLDGWNLSVDAYWIKITNRINLSSNIPVNTPAVNGYLAANGVDATYQSIRYFTNAVDTRTRGVDLVSQYGFDFSNGDRLNTTVSWSYNENEVTKVKANPPILDDLGVAVQRVERRERLGILADTNPRTKLDVGFDYLHGSWAGHANVQRYGSFTVYSNSGPALDQDFAHRWTLDLSADYNIDRWTFTAGADNAFDAKPERTKYANSTNGNFLYSLFSPLSWNGRYYYASATYRWD; translated from the coding sequence ATGTTTTCGTACCGCCGCACGCCCATGTTTCTCGCCATCGCCCTCGCCAGTGGCGTGGCGTCCGCCTTCGCCCAGGAGGCGGCCCCGGCCAAGGCCAGCCAGCTCGACACGGTGATCGTCACGGGCACCCGCAACACCGAACGCACGGTGTCCAGCTCGCTCCAACCCATCGACGTCATCACGCCCCAGCAGCTCCAACAGACGGGTGCCACGCAGTTGTCGGCCGCGCTCGCCCGGCTGGTGCCGTCGCTGAACTTCCCGCAGCCCACCACGATCAGCGGCGCCGAAGTGGTGCGCCCGGTGACGCTGCGTGGGCTCAGTCCCGACCAGGTATTGGTACTCGTCGACGGCAAGCGCCAGCACGCGGGAGCCTTTCTCAACCTCGGCGGCGCCATCGGACGCGGTTCCAATCCGGTGGACCTCAACGCGATCCCGTTGTCGGCCATCGACCGCATCGAGGTGCTGCGCGACGGGCAGTCGGCGCGTTACGGTTCCGATGCCATCGGCGGCGTCATCAACGTGATCCTCAAGAAGTCGGGGCAGGGCGGTGAAGTCACGGCCAAGTTCGGTGGCTACGACGCCGGCGACGGCCTGCAACGCCAGCTTACGGCGGACACCGGTTTCAAGCTCGGCGACAAGGGCTCGGTCCACGTCGCCATCGATTCGCAGAACAACGACTACACCAACCGTGCCGGCCTGGACCAGACGCCGGGACCGACCTTCGGCAAGCGCGTGTACCGGCTCGGCGATCCGGCGGTGCGCTCGAACAAGGTGTCGCTGGTGGGGCAGTACGAGTTCAGCAAGGCGGCGGAGGTCTACGTCGAGGCCTTGTATCGCCGCGACCGCGCGGAAACGGCCAGCCTCTATCGCGAAGCCGGTGCCTCGAACAACGCGCGGGCCATCTATCCCGACGGCTACCTGCCGGTGAGCGTGCCTATCGTCGACGACACCACGCTCACCGCGGGCGTGCGCGGCCAGGTGGGTGACGGCTGGCATTACGACCTGTCGGCGAGCCACGGTTCCAACGAGTACGACCAGCGTGCCCACGACATCAATGCCGACTACTACCGTGCGTTCGGTTCCACGCCGTTCTTCATCCAGGGGCCCGACTACAAGACCCAGCAGCAGGTGGCCAACCTCGATATCGGCAAGGAGTTCTCGCCCTCGTGGCTGCCGAACCCGGTAAGCGTTTCGTTCGGCGTGGAGTACCTGCGCCAGGCCTACAAGGTGCAGCCCGGCGACGCCGTTTCGCAATACGGCCCGAACGGCGGTATCACGGCCGACCTGCAGGGCAACTGGCAGCGCCACGACACCTCCGAATACATCGACCTGGAAACCAACCTCACCGACCGGTTCGCGGTGTCGCTGGCCGGCCGCCACGAGAATTACAGCGACTTCGGCGGCACCACGTCAGGCTCGTTGTCAGGTCGCTTCGACTTCACGCCGCGCGTGGCCCTGCGCGGCAGCGTCGGCACGGGTTTTCGCGCGCCCACGCTGGTGCAGCAGCATTACGCCGACATCTCCTCGCAGTTGCAGGACCTCGGCCAGGGCCAGGTCATCGTGCAGTCGGGCACCTTCCCGGTGGACTCGCGCGCGGCGAGCCTGCTCGGTGCCGAAAAGCTCAAGCCGGAAAAATCGCGCAGCGCCACGCTGGGCCTCGTGCTGGCGCCGCTGGACGGCTGGAACCTCAGCGTCGACGCGTACTGGATCAAGATCACCAACCGCATCAACCTTTCGTCGAATATTCCGGTGAACACGCCGGCGGTGAACGGCTACCTCGCCGCCAACGGCGTGGATGCCACCTACCAGTCCATCCGTTACTTCACCAACGCGGTGGATACGCGCACCCGCGGCGTCGACCTCGTCAGCCAGTACGGTTTCGATTTCTCCAACGGCGATCGCCTCAACACCACGGTGAGCTGGTCGTATAACGAGAACGAAGTCACCAAGGTGAAGGCCAATCCGCCGATCCTCGACGACCTCGGCGTGGCGGTGCAGCGCGTGGAGCGTCGCGAGCGCCTGGGCATCCTGGCCGACACCAACCCGCGCACCAAGCTCGACGTGGGCTTCGATTACCTGCACGGCTCGTGGGCGGGGCATGCCAACGTGCAGCGGTATGGCTCGTTCACCGTCTACAGCAACAGCGGTCCCGCGCTCGACCAGGATTTCGCCCATCGGTGGACCCTGGACCTCTCGGCCGACTACAACATCGACCGTTGGACCTTCACGGCGGGGGCGGACAACGCGTTCGACGCAAAGCCCGAGCGGACGAAATATGCGAACTCCACCAACGGGAATTTCCTTTACAGCCTGTTTTCGCCGCTGAGCTGGAACGGGCGCTACTACTACGCCAGTGCGACGTATCGGTGGGATTGA
- the yhbY gene encoding ribosome assembly RNA-binding protein YhbY, protein MSLSPTQRRYLRSLAHDLRPVILLGNKGATEAVAKELAQALDIHELVKVKLSGGDKDDRREQIDYLTGQTGAENVQEIGHVVVLFRRNEQDPKLALPR, encoded by the coding sequence ATGTCGCTTTCCCCTACCCAGCGCCGCTACCTCCGCAGCCTCGCCCACGATCTCCGCCCCGTCATCCTGCTGGGCAACAAGGGAGCCACCGAGGCCGTGGCGAAGGAACTGGCCCAGGCGCTGGACATCCACGAGCTGGTCAAGGTCAAGCTTTCCGGTGGCGACAAGGACGATCGCCGGGAACAGATCGACTACCTCACCGGCCAGACCGGCGCGGAAAACGTCCAGGAAATCGGCCACGTGGTGGTCCTGTTCCGTCGCAACGAACAGGATCCCAAGCTGGCCCTGCCACGGTAA
- the rlmE gene encoding 23S rRNA (uridine(2552)-2'-O)-methyltransferase RlmE, with translation MSRSKSSSRWLREHFDDVYVKRAQAEGLRSRAVFKLEEVIDRDRLIKPGMTIVDLGAAPGGWSQLARQRLGDTGKVIALDILPMTGLAGVDFMQGDFREESVLRELESMLEGKKVDLVLSDMAPNMSGVALADQIRAMDLCDLARQFSLDWLKPGGSFLVKLFQGAGFDDYLKNLRADFSRVTMRKPKASRARSREVYALATGLKSASRQPGENRA, from the coding sequence ATGTCACGCAGCAAGAGCAGTTCCCGCTGGCTTCGGGAGCATTTCGACGACGTTTACGTCAAACGGGCCCAGGCCGAGGGCCTGCGTTCGCGCGCCGTCTTCAAGCTCGAGGAAGTGATCGACCGCGACCGCCTGATCAAGCCAGGCATGACCATCGTCGACCTGGGCGCCGCCCCGGGCGGCTGGTCGCAGCTGGCCCGCCAACGCCTGGGCGATACGGGCAAGGTGATCGCCCTGGACATCCTTCCCATGACCGGCCTGGCCGGGGTGGACTTCATGCAGGGCGATTTCCGTGAAGAATCCGTTCTCCGCGAGCTCGAAAGCATGCTGGAAGGCAAGAAGGTCGATCTTGTCCTGTCGGACATGGCCCCCAATATGTCCGGTGTGGCACTCGCCGACCAGATCCGCGCCATGGACCTGTGTGACCTCGCCCGGCAGTTCAGCCTCGACTGGCTGAAGCCGGGCGGGTCGTTTCTCGTGAAACTCTTCCAGGGCGCGGGCTTCGACGATTACCTGAAGAACTTGCGCGCGGACTTCAGTCGCGTGACGATGCGTAAACCGAAGGCCTCCCGCGCGCGTTCGCGAGAGGTCTATGCGCTGGCGACCGGCCTCAAGTCCGCGTCCCGGCAACCTGGCGAGAACCGCGCATGA
- a CDS encoding Mth938-like domain-containing protein encodes MDLTLDRPGEYLFVRRVGPDTVTVVDRDFHASLLITPEQVVDDWAVTDAKAMSLADVDAISALNPEIVVIGTGERQVFPPAEVMAGFLRRGIGVEAMTSGAAARTYSLLAGEGRRVLAAFILPPRG; translated from the coding sequence ATGGACCTCACCCTCGACCGCCCCGGTGAGTATTTGTTCGTGCGCCGGGTCGGCCCCGATACCGTCACGGTGGTCGACCGCGATTTCCACGCGAGCCTGCTGATCACACCCGAACAGGTGGTCGACGACTGGGCCGTCACCGACGCGAAGGCCATGAGCCTGGCCGACGTGGATGCCATTTCGGCGCTGAACCCGGAGATCGTGGTCATCGGCACCGGGGAGCGCCAGGTGTTTCCGCCGGCCGAGGTCATGGCCGGCTTCCTGCGCCGCGGCATAGGGGTCGAGGCCATGACCAGCGGCGCCGCCGCGCGCACCTACAGCCTGCTCGCCGGTGAAGGCCGTCGCGTGCTGGCCGCGTTCATTCTTCCCCCACGCGGATAG